From the Palaemon carinicauda isolate YSFRI2023 chromosome 4, ASM3689809v2, whole genome shotgun sequence genome, the window GGGATCATGGATGAAAGGATTTCTTACCCAATCATGTTGATCAGCAGATATATTAGGGAAATATTTTTCAATGTTCAATTCTAGAATTTCAAGGTGCTCCTTGATAAGTGTAATGATGTCTGTATATTTAGTTTCTGCAGTCTTTTGAAACATATCAGCATTGCCATAACTCACCTTATATTTCCAAAACTTTATTTTCTCCAGCAAGTCCTTTATTTTGTCAGATGATGTTAACATATTCTCATTTTTCCCTTGCAAACTAGTATTAACTTTGTTTAAATGTTCAAATATATCCGCCAGGTAGCATAACTTTGCGCTCCAAATTTCATCAGCCAGTAGTTCACAAAATTCAGGTTTTTCCTGAGGCGTAAAGAAAACTATAATTTTCTGACGCAGTTCATGTACTCTCGACAACACTTCGCCTCTTGATAGCCACATGACGTCTGTATGGAGGAGAAGGCCTTCGTGGGCAGATCCCATTTCTTTACAGAGAATAGAAAAGAGTCTTGTCTGctttggtctacttttcatgaagttTACCATCTTTACAACACTGTCAAGCACAATCTTTAATACCTATCCAAGTGTCTTTGCAATGAGATTTTCACGATGTAAGAAACAATGTGTTGTAATTATGTGTGGGGTTTCCTTCTGCACTAATGACACGAAACCTTTATTTGATCCCACCATAGATGGACAACCATCTGTGAAAATTCCCACACAAAATTTCCATATTAGtcccatttctttcaaatattCTGCTACTGAGGAGAATATGCCATGTCCTGAAATTTGCACAAGTTCTTTACAGCACAAAAATTGTAGCTATTTTATTATCAGCAATAGATCTAAAAAACACTATAAAATTGGTATTTACCTCCAATATCAGTTGATTCGTCTGCTTGCGAAGCACATTTTATCTTTCATAAGCTCACTGACAGTTTTTTCAATGCCAGACGACATATCCTTGATTCGTCTACTAATAGTGTCGTCCGAGAGAGatatttctttacttctttttcaGCCTCATCACCAAACAAAGTTTTCACTACAgcacaacaagatggaagaaaataTGACTCTGCAACTGAATGAGGTTTCATATGTTTTGCCGTCTGCTCTGCCCTTAAATAACTTTCTCTCTGTATTTTAACTGCTACCTTAACTTTTTTCTCAGAGCTAAGtctttgttgttgttatctttCAAAAGTCTTTTAAAGTAATCCACAAGTTTCTGAGAGAGGTGATAATGTTCTTTAGTTAAATATCTTCATTTTCATAGGAGTCATAGATTCATTTGACAGCACAATGCCGCAAACAACACACTTTGGTCTTGGACTAAACTCATCATCACAACAAGTAAACCCAATTTCTAGATTTCTCGTTATACAATCGATATGTCAATTGTCCTTGCTGCTATGTGTACGTTCTGAGGCCACCCTTGGACCTGAAGAACTAAATAAGGTTACAGCTATCACTTTACTTTCCCTGCTTGAACGTGCACGAATAATCTCACTTTGAAGTGTCACTTCACTTTCCCCTATCGGATATGAGCAAGAAGGCTGGCTTTCAGTAGTTAATCTTGCTTCATTTTCAGCGTCTTCTACACGTATACCTTGTGAATCATTATCAACTTTCACTCTATCTCTGCTGCTGTCAGTGTCAACTAGACGCTTGCGTTTTCTTGTGGTAAACTTTTCCATGTTTTGCAAGGTTCAGTCTTATTACCGCCACAGTAATAACATACACAACGGTCAAAGATACAATGTTACCTTCCTCCCACGCAGCTAGGATGAACGTTGGGAGAGGGGAACGGACTAAGTACCTAGCCGCGGTACAGACGAGAGGCTTACGTGTATAGTACTCGTATTATTTTGTAAAGGGAATGTGTTTTTCACACCGACACACACATaatcatacataattacatacatgcatgctgacacacacacactaaatatatatatatatatatatatatatatatatatatatatatatatatatatatatatatatatatatatatatacacatatatatggataaatatcaacacaacatggtgttcaaatagaaataaatttctacctcatacttgggatcgaatgctagccccttctaatgaaaggccaggtcgaaaccaaccatgccacgagagaccataaaagaaattggaacctgacgctacctagctgtccgaggatttacctggcgagacatcagtctcttaccagcgagttttacccaatttcccggcccaccacgtgacacaattggtagtaattctcgccaggtaaatcctcggacagctagatagcgtcaggttccaatttcttttaaggtctcttgtggcatggttggtttcgacctggcctttcattagaaggggctagcgttcgatcccaagtatgaggtagaaatttatttatatatatatatatatatatatatatatatatgtatatatatgtatatgtatatatgtatatgtatatatatgtatatatgtatatatatatatatatatatatatatatatatatatatacatatatacatatatatatacatatacatatatatacatatacatatatacatatatatatatgtatatatataaatttatgtatattatacaccTATCCATGAATTGTGGCGCAGTAGGGCGCCGCAGCGCACAGGTTGAGAATCACtggtgtaggcaaagagaaaatgaaccgtatccagagagaaggatccagtgtagtactgtctggccaatcaaaggactccataactttagtggtaatatctcaacgggtggctggtgccctggccaacctactacctttatataaTAGATTGAAATGTAGTACactatatatggaaaataaatgaGAGAAAACAATGGTTCATCATATAGACTTGCATCGTTCCAGATAACTTCACATGTTCAGAAATTGGGGGAGGTTATGGTTATGCCCCTgtatgtctgtttatttgtttgtgaacaacttcctggttacagttttactcagagtagtgaaactttcagggattgattgttatggtgagacatggaagtgattcaatttgtaAGTCATGGGTCaatggttaaggtcaaggtcgagcaaaaagtcgaccgaattaaccctatgttggtttcgagaaataagctgatgtAGCGGAGGTCGGCACTCTCAGATTCCTtttctatagtaaaaccaatctgtcgtggccgctgagcaAATTTCTGACCCACTGAATAGCGTCGTACTCGTGTCCAAATAATTCAAGCACTTTATTGTAAAATGAACACTAGTTAGACACGAACCATCCAAATTGAGTGAAACTGCTAAAGCATAGCCGCTTTAGGACAGCTGTTCCTTTTTTACttatctcacaggattaaccagagattaaatccggtctctctctctctctctctctctctctctctctctctctctgctattcttgccgaaaatatatatttcataaggtaaggtttgcATTTCTGTGATTATAATTGGAACCAACaacaatttttttcaaaattctaatcccaggttatttgccagttttatcctaccatGTTAATGCGAGTCTGGCAGATGGTAAGTTTGAGATCTGATTGACGCGTACATCTTGGAGGTCAAATGGAGTAAATTCATCAGGCAGAGGTCATTGAGCTATATTCAATCCCATGAATGGTTGATCTTGGGAGTATAAAATGCAGTGCTtgagactgcataagctatcaaacttcTCCCAACTAGTGATCTCCGTCCAATTCCAGGAAAACGGTACAAATTGTGTAAAAGACATTTTACTGTACAATGATGATGAACCGCGGCTTATTTTATCGATGTAACCGAAGTATTTATCGGCACGTCTGAAGCCACATATATTACTGAAAGTACAGAACATAAAATAATCAGAGAGGAACAAGTCACgtaagaagaatgtggaaaacctaaatttcaagaaagcACAAACCATCACCCAAGTTCTGTGACTGCTGTAGACGACTTTGTTGACTAATGTGTTTTA encodes:
- the LOC137639716 gene encoding zinc finger BED domain-containing protein 5-like, which gives rise to MVNFMKSRPKQTRLFSILCKEMGSAHEGLLLHTDVMWLSRGEVLSRVHELRQKIIVFFTPQEKPEFCELLADEIWSAKLCYLADIFEHLNKVNTSLQGKNENMLTSSDKIKDLLEKIKFWKYKVSYGNADMFQKTAETKYTDIITLIKEHLEILELNIEKYFPNISADQHDWVRNPFIHDPSSKPQLSIFEEEELISIRNNHTLKLE